One segment of Alnus glutinosa chromosome 2, dhAlnGlut1.1, whole genome shotgun sequence DNA contains the following:
- the LOC133859413 gene encoding transcription factor MYB20-like, which translates to MGRQPCCDKVGLKKGPWTAEEDKKLINFILSNGQCCWRAVPKLAGLLRCGKSCRLRWTNYLRPDLKRGLLSESEEQMVIDLHAQLGNRWSKIASHLPGRTDNEIKNHWNTHIKKKLKKMGIDPLTHKPISTETDQPQQEGEQQTCLSDTSLQSSSVTEAKEEEKSMTSPFDPLEVVNGFCTDEVPLIEPSEILVPCAPSSSTSSSSSSSSNSSNLFQDLQFPDFAWPCDYNNCHNSMGLWDDDFVSWDLLIIDDDDDNRKQSTVDPSLSQCPRMVLDQESWIYTI; encoded by the exons ATGGGGAGGCAACCATGCTGTGACAAAGTTGGGTTGAAGAAGGGTCCATGGACAGCTGAAGAGGACAAGAAACTCATCAACTTCATTCTTTCCAATGGCCAATGCTGCTGGAGAGCTGTTCCTAAGCTTGCAG GATTGTTAAGGTGTGGAAAAAGTTGCAGACTAAGATGGACAAACTATCTTAGGCCAGACTTAAAGAGAGGTCTTTTATCAGAATCTGAAGAGCAAATGGTCATTGATCTCCATGCGCAACTTGGCAACAG ATGGTCTAAGATTGCTTCTCATCTCCCTGGAAGAACTGATAATGAGATCAAGAACCACTGGAACACCCACATCAAGAAGAAGCTGAAAAAGATGGGCATCGATCCTCTCACCCACAAGCCAATCTCTACTGAAACTGATCAACCCCAACAAGAAGGAGAGCAACAAACTTGTCTAAGTGATACATCATTGCAGTCATCCTCTGTCACTGAAGccaaagaggaagaaaaaagcaTGACAAGCCCGTTTGATCCATTGGAGGTAGTGAATGGTTTCTGCACAGATGAAGTTCCATTGATTGAACCCAGTGAGATTCTAGTCCCATGTGCTCCTTCTTCGTCgacttcttcctcttcatcctCTTCTTCCAATTCCTCCAACCTTTTCCAAGACTTACAGTTCCCAGATTTTGCGTGGCCCTGCGACTACAACAACTGCCATAACAGCATGGGCCTGTGGGACGATGATTTCGTCAGTTGGGATTTGTTGattattgatgatgatgatgataacaGAAAGCAGAGTACTGTTGATCCTTCGTTAAGTCAGTGCCCAAGAATGGTTTTGGATCAAGAATCTTGGATATATACTATATAG